The following are encoded together in the Deinococcus roseus genome:
- the carB gene encoding carbamoyl-phosphate synthase large subunit, with product MPARTDLKKILILGSGPIQIGQAAEFDYSGTQALKALKKAGYDVILINSNPATIMTDPELADQTYIEPLTRDYVKAVIAKERPDAILPTLGGQTALNLAMELHETGVLEEYGVQLIGAGPEAIKKGEDRELFQAAMKKIGVETARGKMVHTLEEAKEFQKELGLPVVIRPSFTLGGTGGGIAHSYEEFLEITEQGLRDSPVTSVLLEESILGWKEYELEVMRDTNDTVVIITSIENFDPMGVHTGDSITVAPAQTLSDMEYQRLRDQSLAIIREIGVETGGSNIQFAVNPKNGRVIVIEMNPRVSRSSALASKATGFPIAKIAALLAVGYHLDELPNDITRVTPAAFEPTIDYVVTKIPRFAFEKFPGTSDHLGTQMRSVGEVMAIGRTFKESLQKAIRSLEGDLRADFAERSEEELRGLLYPNPRRIGALLELIRRGMTLEELHKITFIDPWFLSQVKEIMDAEKEILELGDIKEWKYEYWREIKRLGFSDTRIGEIVGLTELEVRELRKKAKATPVYKTVDTCGAEFEAFTPYHYSTYEWEDEVTPTDKPKIVILGSGPNRIGQGVEFDYATVHAVWALQAAGYETIMVNSNPETVSTDYDTADRLYFEPLTFEDVMNIIDHEKPVGVIVQLGGQTPLKLAGKLAAAGAPIIGTSPETIHQAEDRKSFNDLCEKLGIPQPKGLVASDAEEAYQHAEKLGFPLMVRPSYVLGGRAMRTVRSMDELKTYLEEVYAEVEGKPSILLDQFLEGALELDVDTLCDGERAVVAGIMEHIEAAGIHSGDSACILPPVHLSDEMLKTIKETTERLALELGVRGLMNVQYAIKDGVPYILEANPRASRTVPFVSKAIGHPLAKYAALIGVGRTLEDLNFLETPQPKMYSVKEVHLPFLKFKNVRPILGPEMKSTGESMGIDADPYKAFYRAQLGVKSMLPGEGTITVIGRDLDDVCKMLQDAGYAVGTRPGKELPRLLIDTTGSQYLRTCLERGVPIVSTREAAIWTAKALAAVQDEAPSVKSLQEWLA from the coding sequence ATGCCTGCACGGACCGACCTCAAAAAAATCCTGATTCTCGGCAGTGGACCCATTCAGATCGGGCAAGCTGCCGAGTTTGATTATTCCGGCACCCAGGCCCTGAAGGCCCTGAAAAAAGCCGGTTACGACGTGATCCTGATCAATTCCAACCCGGCCACCATCATGACCGACCCGGAACTTGCAGACCAGACCTACATCGAGCCCTTGACCAGGGATTACGTGAAGGCCGTCATTGCCAAGGAGCGCCCGGACGCCATCCTGCCCACACTCGGGGGCCAGACCGCTCTGAACCTGGCCATGGAACTCCATGAAACCGGCGTGCTGGAAGAGTATGGGGTGCAACTGATCGGGGCAGGTCCTGAGGCCATCAAAAAAGGCGAGGACCGCGAACTGTTCCAGGCCGCCATGAAGAAAATTGGCGTAGAGACCGCCAGAGGCAAGATGGTGCACACCCTCGAAGAAGCAAAAGAGTTCCAGAAAGAACTGGGCCTGCCTGTGGTGATTCGCCCCAGCTTCACCCTGGGGGGCACCGGGGGCGGCATTGCCCACAGCTACGAGGAATTTCTCGAGATCACCGAACAGGGTTTGCGCGACTCTCCGGTGACCAGCGTGCTGCTCGAAGAATCCATTCTAGGGTGGAAGGAATACGAGCTTGAGGTGATGCGGGACACCAACGACACCGTGGTGATCATCACCAGCATTGAAAACTTCGATCCCATGGGCGTGCACACCGGGGACTCCATCACCGTGGCCCCTGCCCAGACCCTCTCCGACATGGAATACCAAAGGCTCAGGGACCAGTCTCTGGCCATCATCCGGGAAATTGGGGTGGAGACCGGCGGAAGCAACATCCAGTTCGCCGTGAACCCCAAAAACGGGCGCGTGATCGTCATTGAGATGAACCCCCGTGTGAGCCGTTCTTCTGCACTGGCCTCCAAGGCCACCGGGTTCCCCATTGCAAAAATTGCTGCACTGCTGGCCGTCGGGTACCACCTGGACGAGCTTCCCAACGACATCACCCGCGTGACCCCTGCGGCTTTTGAACCCACCATCGATTACGTGGTGACCAAGATCCCCAGGTTCGCCTTTGAGAAGTTCCCCGGAACCTCCGACCACCTGGGCACCCAGATGCGCTCCGTGGGCGAAGTGATGGCCATTGGTCGCACCTTCAAGGAATCCCTGCAGAAAGCCATCCGCTCCCTGGAAGGGGACCTGCGTGCCGACTTTGCCGAGCGCAGCGAAGAAGAACTGCGGGGTCTCCTCTACCCCAACCCCAGACGCATCGGTGCCCTGCTGGAACTGATCCGCCGTGGCATGACCCTGGAAGAGCTGCACAAAATCACCTTCATTGACCCCTGGTTTTTGTCCCAGGTCAAAGAGATCATGGACGCCGAGAAAGAGATCCTGGAGCTCGGAGACATCAAAGAGTGGAAGTACGAATACTGGCGCGAAATCAAGCGTCTGGGCTTCAGTGACACCAGAATCGGTGAAATTGTTGGCCTGACCGAACTTGAAGTGCGTGAACTCCGCAAGAAGGCCAAGGCCACCCCGGTGTACAAAACTGTGGACACCTGCGGTGCCGAGTTCGAGGCTTTCACCCCTTACCACTACAGCACCTACGAGTGGGAAGATGAGGTCACCCCCACCGACAAACCCAAGATCGTGATTCTGGGTTCCGGTCCCAACCGCATCGGGCAGGGCGTGGAATTTGATTACGCCACCGTGCACGCGGTGTGGGCACTGCAGGCAGCGGGTTATGAGACCATCATGGTCAACTCCAACCCTGAGACCGTCTCCACCGACTACGACACTGCAGACCGTCTGTACTTCGAGCCCCTGACATTTGAAGACGTGATGAACATCATCGACCACGAGAAACCCGTGGGCGTGATCGTGCAACTCGGGGGCCAGACCCCCCTGAAACTCGCTGGAAAACTGGCTGCTGCAGGGGCACCCATCATCGGGACCAGCCCTGAAACCATCCACCAGGCCGAGGACCGCAAGAGCTTCAACGACCTCTGCGAAAAACTGGGCATTCCCCAGCCAAAAGGCCTGGTTGCCAGCGACGCAGAAGAAGCCTACCAGCACGCCGAAAAACTGGGCTTCCCCCTGATGGTCCGTCCTTCCTACGTGCTCGGGGGCCGCGCCATGCGCACCGTGCGCAGCATGGATGAGCTGAAAACCTACCTGGAAGAGGTGTACGCCGAAGTGGAAGGCAAACCCTCGATCCTTCTCGATCAATTCCTGGAAGGCGCTTTAGAGCTGGATGTGGACACCCTCTGCGATGGTGAACGTGCCGTGGTGGCAGGCATCATGGAGCACATCGAGGCTGCAGGGATTCACTCGGGCGACTCCGCCTGCATCCTGCCCCCCGTGCACCTCTCCGACGAGATGCTGAAAACCATCAAGGAAACCACGGAGCGCCTTGCACTCGAACTTGGCGTGAGGGGCCTGATGAACGTGCAGTACGCCATCAAAGACGGTGTGCCCTACATTCTGGAAGCCAACCCCCGTGCTTCCCGCACCGTGCCTTTCGTGAGCAAGGCCATCGGGCACCCTCTGGCGAAATACGCTGCACTGATTGGGGTGGGCAGGACCCTGGAAGACCTGAACTTCCTGGAAACCCCCCAGCCCAAAATGTACAGCGTCAAAGAAGTGCACCTGCCCTTCCTGAAGTTCAAGAACGTGCGCCCCATCCTGGGTCCAGAAATGAAATCCACCGGGGAAAGCATGGGCATTGACGCCGATCCTTACAAGGCGTTCTACCGTGCCCAGCTTGGGGTCAAGAGCATGCTGCCCGGCGAAGGAACCATCACCGTGATCGGCAGGGATCTGGACGACGTGTGCAAGATGCTGCAGGATGCTGGTTACGCCGTAGGCACCCGACCCGGCAAGGAACTCCCCCGCCTCTTGATCGACACCACCGGAAGCCAGTACCTGCGCACCTGCCTGGAGCGTGGTGTACCCATTGTCAGCACCAGAGAGGCTGCCATCTGGACCGCCAAAGCCCTGGCGGCTGTGCAAGATGAGGCTCCCTCTGTGAAGAGTTTGCAAGAGTGGCTGGCGTAA
- a CDS encoding argininosuccinate synthase, with product MTKEKIVLAYSGGLDTSIILKWLQVERNYDVVAFTADLGQGDEVEQARVKALNTGAVNAYALDLKEEFIKDFVFPMMRSSALYEGYYLLGTSIARPLIAKHMVEIAEKEGAVAVSHGATGKGNDQVRFELTAFALKPDIKTVAPWREWDFKGRSDLEAFAHEHNIPVPTTKKDPWSTDANMLHISYEGGVLEDPWSEPPSHMFKLTVNPEDAPDTPEYVEIEFVAGDPVAINGEKLSPAQLLEKANQVAGAHGVGRVDLVENRFVGMKSRGVYETPGGTLLYHARRAVESLALDREVLHQRDQLSPKYAELVYNGFWYAPEREALQVYFDHVAQRVTGTARIKLYKGNATVVGRKSPYSLYDKELVTFEADSVYNQADAAAFIKLNALRLRVLNRVNSK from the coding sequence ATGACCAAAGAAAAAATCGTACTGGCATACAGCGGAGGACTGGACACCTCCATCATTCTCAAATGGCTGCAGGTTGAGCGCAATTACGACGTGGTGGCTTTCACCGCCGACCTCGGACAGGGCGACGAAGTGGAACAGGCCCGCGTGAAGGCCCTCAACACCGGAGCCGTGAACGCCTACGCCCTGGACCTCAAAGAAGAATTCATCAAAGACTTTGTGTTTCCCATGATGCGTTCGAGTGCCCTCTACGAAGGCTACTACCTGCTCGGGACCAGCATTGCCCGCCCCCTGATTGCCAAGCACATGGTCGAGATCGCTGAAAAAGAAGGTGCAGTGGCCGTTTCCCACGGTGCCACCGGAAAAGGCAACGATCAGGTGCGCTTCGAATTGACCGCTTTCGCCCTCAAGCCCGACATCAAAACCGTGGCCCCCTGGCGGGAATGGGACTTCAAGGGCCGCTCTGACCTCGAAGCTTTCGCACACGAGCACAACATCCCCGTGCCCACCACCAAAAAGGACCCCTGGAGCACCGATGCCAACATGCTGCACATCTCCTACGAAGGTGGCGTGCTGGAAGACCCCTGGAGTGAGCCCCCCAGCCACATGTTCAAACTGACCGTGAACCCCGAGGATGCTCCTGACACCCCTGAATACGTGGAAATTGAATTCGTTGCCGGTGATCCTGTCGCCATCAACGGAGAAAAACTCTCTCCTGCACAGCTGCTGGAAAAAGCCAACCAGGTCGCAGGAGCGCACGGTGTGGGCCGCGTGGACCTCGTGGAAAACCGCTTCGTGGGCATGAAGTCCCGTGGCGTGTACGAAACCCCCGGTGGAACCCTGCTCTACCATGCCCGCCGTGCTGTGGAATCCCTGGCCCTGGACCGTGAAGTGCTGCACCAGCGCGACCAGCTTTCCCCCAAGTACGCCGAACTGGTGTACAACGGCTTCTGGTATGCCCCCGAGCGTGAAGCCCTGCAGGTCTACTTCGACCACGTGGCACAGCGCGTGACCGGAACCGCCCGCATCAAGCTTTACAAGGGCAACGCCACCGTGGTGGGCCGCAAGTCTCCCTACAGCCTCTACGACAAGGAACTGGTCACCTTCGAGGCCGACAGCGTGTACAACCAGGCAGACGCTGCCGCCTTCATCAAACTGAACGCCCTGCGCCTGCGGGTGTTGAACCGGGTGAACAGCAAGTAA
- a CDS encoding GNAT family N-acetyltransferase, whose translation MKSIQPATREDAETIVSLVHGAWKDTIDPRSSGHRMTVDDVHAVFDDEGGGFLVSRDDHVVGCICYRPNGKTLELSKLAVLPEARKQGFSIMLVQAVEDYARQRNFKRILLAVSQYNLSVIPLYQKLGYTIQENEVYEHSHPGSSPPVVMTRKLQTRKDYRLRAATLDDAANIASLVRAAWRNTIDERSSGHRITPEAVTDILQRGGGFIMEEHFNYGETRPVGCVCYVPDEDTLDLMKLAVLNDTRGYGLAKRLVLALEEHAVREGFKKVLLAVSTYNLSVIPFYEKLGYSIDEDAVYKYPSASVPGPKVLVKSL comes from the coding sequence ATGAAATCAATCCAACCTGCCACACGTGAAGATGCTGAAACCATAGTCTCTCTGGTGCACGGGGCCTGGAAAGACACCATCGATCCCAGGTCCAGCGGTCACCGCATGACGGTGGACGATGTGCACGCTGTTTTTGACGATGAAGGCGGGGGATTTCTGGTTTCCCGTGATGACCATGTGGTGGGGTGCATCTGCTACCGGCCCAACGGCAAGACCCTGGAACTTTCCAAACTGGCGGTGTTGCCTGAGGCCCGCAAGCAGGGGTTTTCCATCATGCTGGTGCAGGCTGTGGAAGATTACGCCCGCCAGCGCAACTTCAAACGTATTTTGCTGGCGGTCAGCCAGTACAACCTCTCGGTGATTCCGCTCTACCAGAAACTGGGCTACACCATTCAGGAAAATGAGGTGTACGAGCATTCCCATCCGGGCAGCTCACCTCCGGTGGTGATGACCCGCAAGCTGCAGACCCGCAAAGATTACCGCCTGAGGGCCGCCACACTGGATGATGCGGCAAACATTGCTTCCCTGGTGCGTGCAGCCTGGAGAAACACCATCGATGAGCGCTCCAGTGGCCACCGGATCACCCCGGAAGCTGTGACAGACATTCTGCAACGTGGTGGGGGCTTCATCATGGAAGAACACTTCAACTATGGTGAAACCCGTCCGGTGGGCTGTGTCTGTTACGTTCCAGATGAAGACACCCTGGACCTGATGAAACTGGCCGTCTTGAACGACACCAGAGGCTACGGTCTGGCCAAACGTCTGGTGCTGGCTTTAGAGGAACATGCGGTCCGGGAGGGCTTCAAGAAGGTTCTGCTGGCCGTGAGCACCTACAACCTGTCTGTGATTCCGTTTTACGAGAAACTCGGGTACAGCATTGATGAAGACGCAGTCTACAAATACCCCAGTGCCTCTGTGCCTGGTCCCAAAGTGCTGGTGAAAAGCCTGTGA
- a CDS encoding GNAT family N-acetyltransferase — translation MKNAFPYTFRLATLNDLETLVTHRFEMFSDMGMGEKMDIAAMRKAFIPWVKAQMEAGTYLTFLAEQDGQVVAGAALMLVNWPPGHLDASPMRGYLLNVYTHPEHRRKGLARMLVDQVMDECRRRKIKALSLHASEHGRPMYEKLGFQNTNEMRIILGAET, via the coding sequence GTGAAGAATGCTTTCCCTTACACCTTCCGTCTGGCAACGCTGAACGATCTTGAAACGCTGGTCACCCACCGTTTTGAAATGTTCTCAGACATGGGGATGGGAGAAAAGATGGACATTGCAGCCATGCGGAAAGCCTTCATCCCCTGGGTGAAAGCCCAGATGGAAGCAGGCACCTACCTGACTTTTCTGGCAGAACAGGACGGTCAGGTGGTGGCGGGTGCAGCCCTGATGCTGGTGAACTGGCCTCCGGGACACCTGGATGCCAGCCCTATGCGGGGCTACCTGCTGAACGTCTACACCCACCCTGAACACCGCAGAAAAGGACTGGCCCGCATGCTGGTCGATCAGGTCATGGACGAATGCCGCAGGCGAAAGATCAAAGCGCTGTCCTTGCATGCCAGTGAACACGGCAGACCCATGTACGAGAAACTGGGTTTTCAGAACACCAACGAAATGCGCATCATTTTAGGAGCAGAAACATGA
- the argH gene encoding argininosuccinate lyase, with translation MTKKLWGGRFQEATDKLVEVFNASVTFDQKLAEQDIRGSLAHVAMLGKQGILEPEEVTQITDGLNSILEDIRAGNFEWSVSLEDVHMNIESRLRERIGPVAGKLHTARSRNDQVATDFRLFTKEAALELADLLHGFRSVMALEAEKHLTSDEGQPVILPGYTHLQVAQPILLSHWFLAYVEMLERDESRFRDAARRMDESPLGAGALAGTPWPIDRFATAEALGFARPTRNSLDSVGSRDFALEFLAACSIATAHLSRLSEELVLYSTFEFGFLTLPDSHTTGSSIMPQKKNPDVSELARGKAGRVFGDLMALLTVVKGTPLAYNKDFQEDKEPVFDAFETLAIILQLHIDMMPKAKWHAKVTRRAAQRGYSTATDLADYLARQGVPFREAHEVAGELVHLCVSQDRQLWDLTEEELKNAHPLLTRDVAQYLTVESSANARLSYGGTGVERVKEAVQDAKERL, from the coding sequence ATGACCAAAAAACTGTGGGGGGGACGCTTTCAGGAAGCCACCGACAAGCTGGTGGAGGTTTTCAATGCGTCCGTCACCTTTGACCAGAAACTCGCAGAGCAGGACATCCGGGGAAGCCTGGCACACGTCGCCATGCTGGGCAAGCAGGGCATCCTGGAGCCCGAAGAAGTCACCCAGATCACAGATGGTCTGAACAGCATTCTGGAAGACATCCGTGCAGGAAATTTCGAGTGGAGTGTGTCTTTAGAAGATGTGCACATGAACATCGAATCCCGCCTGCGTGAGCGCATCGGGCCTGTGGCTGGAAAGCTGCACACCGCCCGTTCCAGAAACGACCAGGTGGCCACCGATTTCCGGCTGTTCACCAAGGAAGCTGCTCTGGAACTTGCGGACCTGCTGCATGGTTTCAGAAGCGTCATGGCTCTTGAAGCCGAAAAGCACCTGACCAGCGATGAAGGCCAGCCCGTGATCCTGCCCGGGTACACCCACCTGCAGGTGGCCCAGCCCATCTTGCTGTCCCACTGGTTCCTGGCTTATGTGGAGATGCTGGAACGCGACGAATCCCGCTTCCGGGACGCTGCTAGACGCATGGACGAAAGCCCCCTGGGTGCAGGTGCACTGGCCGGAACCCCCTGGCCCATTGACCGCTTTGCCACCGCTGAAGCGCTGGGTTTCGCCCGTCCCACCCGCAACAGCCTGGACAGCGTGGGCAGCCGTGACTTTGCGCTGGAATTCCTGGCGGCCTGCAGCATTGCCACCGCGCACCTCAGCCGCCTGTCTGAAGAACTTGTGCTCTACAGCACCTTTGAATTTGGCTTTTTAACCCTGCCGGACAGCCACACCACCGGGTCCAGCATCATGCCCCAGAAGAAGAACCCCGACGTGTCCGAGCTGGCCCGGGGCAAAGCTGGACGGGTTTTTGGTGACCTGATGGCCCTTTTGACCGTGGTCAAAGGAACCCCTCTGGCCTACAACAAGGACTTCCAGGAAGACAAAGAACCGGTCTTTGATGCCTTCGAGACCCTGGCGATCATTTTGCAGCTGCACATCGACATGATGCCCAAAGCAAAATGGCATGCGAAAGTGACCCGCCGTGCGGCCCAGCGCGGTTACTCCACTGCAACCGACCTTGCAGATTACCTCGCCCGTCAGGGCGTACCCTTCAGGGAAGCGCACGAGGTGGCCGGAGAACTGGTGCACCTGTGCGTCTCACAGGACCGGCAACTGTGGGACCTCACCGAAGAGGAACTGAAAAACGCCCACCCCTTGCTGACCCGTGATGTGGCCCAGTACCTGACCGTGGAATCCAGCGCCAATGCCCGCCTGTCTTACGGCGGAACCGGAGTGGAGCGGGTCAAAGAAGCCGTTCAGGACGCCAAAGAACGCCTGTAA
- a CDS encoding N-acetyltransferase — translation MLTLESIIVPDIHKDAPLMLRKARLTDIDAISELIGYWAVRGLMLVRSKQLLAETIRDFFVLEAEPLDGHPGGIAGVVGLHMLATDLAEVRGLAVHPSFQGKGLGRWMVLACEREARDLGLPALFAWTYQQKFFENCGFTRIDKTNLHPKVWSECQRCPFYENCNEIAMLKDLK, via the coding sequence ATGCTGACCCTGGAATCCATCATCGTCCCTGACATTCACAAAGACGCCCCCCTGATGCTCAGAAAAGCCCGCCTGACCGACATTGATGCCATCAGTGAACTGATTGGGTACTGGGCGGTCCGGGGCCTGATGCTGGTGCGCAGCAAGCAGCTTCTGGCAGAGACCATCCGGGATTTCTTCGTGCTGGAAGCAGAGCCTCTGGACGGGCATCCGGGTGGGATTGCTGGTGTGGTGGGTTTGCACATGCTGGCCACCGATCTGGCAGAGGTGCGCGGTCTGGCCGTTCACCCCAGCTTTCAGGGGAAAGGGCTGGGACGCTGGATGGTGCTGGCCTGTGAACGTGAGGCCCGTGATCTGGGTCTGCCTGCCCTTTTTGCCTGGACCTACCAGCAGAAGTTCTTCGAGAACTGCGGGTTCACCCGCATCGACAAGACCAACTTGCACCCCAAAGTGTGGAGCGAGTGCCAGCGTTGCCCCTTCTACGAGAACTGCAACGAGATCGCCATGCTCAAGGACCTGAAGTGA
- a CDS encoding GNAT family N-acetyltransferase codes for MNYTTDLPDAADFQRLYLTTGWGNQDRMLEWFEATLKGSWFAISVYEENKLVGFGRIISDGAIHAFITEMIVHPDWQGRGIGKEVLSRLVEHCKQQGIRDIQLFCARGKQEFYLKQDFVIRAEDAPGMEWKFKYG; via the coding sequence GTGAACTACACCACGGACCTGCCAGACGCCGCTGATTTTCAGCGCCTGTACCTGACCACAGGATGGGGAAATCAGGACAGAATGCTGGAGTGGTTTGAGGCAACCCTGAAAGGCTCCTGGTTTGCGATTTCGGTTTATGAAGAAAATAAACTGGTTGGGTTTGGACGCATCATCAGCGATGGGGCCATCCATGCCTTCATCACTGAGATGATTGTGCATCCCGACTGGCAGGGGAGAGGGATCGGGAAAGAAGTGCTGTCCCGACTGGTGGAGCACTGCAAGCAGCAGGGCATCCGGGACATTCAACTGTTCTGTGCCCGGGGCAAGCAGGAGTTCTACCTGAAGCAGGATTTTGTGATCCGGGCTGAAGACGCTCCGGGCATGGAGTGGAAGTTCAAATATGGCTGA
- the carA gene encoding glutamine-hydrolyzing carbamoyl-phosphate synthase small subunit, whose product MIRKERAILALEDGTVYRGYAFGHRGETVGEVVFNTSMTGYQEIMTDPSYNGQIVCMTYPHIGNYGVAIYDMESNKPYVRGFISREFSESYSNHRAQESLERFMQDHGIVSISGIDTRALVRRLRSGGVVKGVIAHRSFTHPTDPYGEFTPDEEHDLVQRARNHEDIDGRDMTPEVTTPLPYAYPTLQEGKRVVLMDFGIKHSIVKNLARVGIEPIVVPATTTPSQIMALQPHGLFLSNGPGDPAAPTYAHETAWSLLGLLPTFGICLGHQILGLAVGGKTYKMKFGHRGGNQPVKNLLTGEIEITAQNHGYAVDIDSIPGGQFIATHINLNDNSLEGMAHSRYPVFSVQYHPEASPGPHDSHYLFERFIEEINAFDGATGSPIQKALAGKLGV is encoded by the coding sequence ATGATCCGTAAAGAACGCGCAATTCTGGCCCTGGAAGACGGTACCGTATACCGTGGATATGCCTTTGGGCACCGTGGTGAGACCGTTGGTGAGGTGGTGTTCAACACCTCCATGACCGGGTACCAGGAAATCATGACTGACCCTTCTTACAACGGTCAGATCGTCTGCATGACCTATCCGCACATCGGCAACTACGGTGTGGCGATTTATGACATGGAGTCCAACAAGCCATACGTGCGGGGCTTCATCAGTCGGGAATTCAGTGAGTCTTACAGCAACCACCGCGCCCAGGAGTCCCTGGAGCGTTTCATGCAGGACCATGGGATCGTCTCGATTTCCGGGATCGACACCCGCGCCCTGGTGCGCCGCCTGCGCAGTGGTGGTGTGGTCAAGGGCGTGATTGCCCACCGCAGCTTCACCCATCCCACCGATCCTTACGGGGAATTCACCCCCGACGAGGAGCACGATCTGGTGCAACGTGCCCGCAACCACGAGGACATCGATGGTCGGGACATGACCCCGGAAGTGACCACGCCCCTGCCTTATGCTTACCCCACCTTGCAGGAAGGGAAGCGTGTGGTGCTGATGGACTTTGGCATCAAGCACTCCATCGTGAAGAACCTGGCCCGTGTGGGCATCGAACCCATCGTGGTTCCGGCCACCACCACCCCCAGCCAGATCATGGCTTTACAGCCGCATGGTCTGTTTCTTTCCAACGGTCCTGGGGATCCTGCTGCTCCCACCTATGCCCATGAGACCGCCTGGAGCCTTCTGGGTTTGCTTCCCACTTTCGGCATTTGCCTGGGGCACCAGATTCTGGGTCTCGCTGTGGGGGGCAAGACCTACAAGATGAAGTTCGGGCACCGTGGGGGCAACCAGCCGGTCAAGAACCTGCTGACCGGTGAAATCGAGATCACCGCCCAGAACCACGGGTATGCAGTGGACATCGACTCCATTCCGGGTGGACAGTTCATTGCCACCCACATCAACCTGAACGACAACAGCCTGGAAGGCATGGCCCACAGCCGTTATCCGGTGTTCAGTGTGCAGTACCACCCCGAAGCTTCTCCCGGTCCGCACGACTCGCACTACCTCTTTGAGCGCTTCATCGAGGAGATCAATGCCTTCGATGGTGCAACTGGTTCCCCCATTCAGAAAGCCCTGGCTGGAAAGCTCGGAGTGTAA